In the Triticum aestivum cultivar Chinese Spring chromosome 2B, IWGSC CS RefSeq v2.1, whole genome shotgun sequence genome, GAATACAAAAAGTGAGTTGTTTTCTATTGCACCTCAAAATAGTTGGACAGAGGCCAAAAATAAAGTAAGAATCTGTTTCTCACTGACCGTGACCTCCAAAATTATTTTATCTCCCTGTCGCAGCAAAACTATATTTAGGCGCATCCGCATGGACAGTGAAAGCACGCAACTTACTAGAGCCCAACTGAAGGCAGTATTTGGTCCAAGACCAGCACAGACGAACATACCACATCATATGGAAAAGAGGGTCCTCGATGACATAGCACAAATCTGGGAAAGCAGACAAGATTCAAAACAGAGTGCCAGAGTAATATTAGGCCCAAACTTTGCAGAGGTAAACTTTTAAAAAGCAAAATCTTGTGTATATTGCAACAACTACTCTTTTTATATTGTTACACAACTCTTTTTTCTAACAGTTTTtttcatcataaatattgtttgcaGCATATATTGGATTTAAAGAAACACAAAACTAGTATTACAAAATTTAAAAATGAATTGCAAAAAACAAAGAATCAGCTGGTTCCCATGTATCTCAAGGAAAATCAACGGAAAAAGCTCTCAACAGCAAACATGGTCACAACCCTTTCTTCCATGACAAAATCAGGAAATATGTGTTCTATTAAATTACTTTATATTAAACCatcatctaagcaacaagtattTTGTACGCAGATATTCATTCCAATGGATAAGCATGACCGCTATGTATTATATGTGTTAgacaaatacaaacacaaagttCACATTATTGAACCTCGAGAAATGACTCACGAGGAATTTGAGAAAGAAAAGATAGACATCGGAAAATTGAAACCAAAAGAAGCATGTCGAGTTCTTCAGGAAAATGAAGATGctaaagaagaaagagaaagacaGTTTCAGGAATATCATGTTCATAAGTCGGCAATCGTAAGCATTTATACATAACAATTTTTTCAGTTTTACAAGTTGCAATATTAAAACAATTAATTACAAAATGCAATATTCCCAGGTACCTAGGTTTAAATGAGTCTTCAACACCACACTAGGTCAAACAATGAATGCCAAGGGTACAAGATGGCAGACTCATACCGTGCAAGATGTTCTAGTGGTAGAAAAGGGAGAATCAACATTTGCTGTTTTAAAGCTTGCATTCCTCTACAATGGTGAAAAGTTTGTCGAAGACCTGGAAGATTTGACAGTAAGTTTATATATATTTACTTATAAACAACTTATATGCACAAACTCTAATAATATACTTCTCTTCTCGGCAAAATTTCATATGATGAGGTCGAAGACTGGAGGGCAGAGGCAATGTACATTCTCTTAAATAGCGAGATGAATCAAGTCAAAGCTAGTGAAATGGGTGACGAGATTAGCAAGATCTTAAGCAAAAATGAAGACTAAAACTTTTGATTTAGCCCGCGAGGCTAATTCTATCTAGACGTGACAAAAAAGTTTGTCAATAACTCACATCTCTATGTAATGTAGTTAGAAATTGCGTGTTCATGCTGAAAAGAGAACTATTTCGACAACAGTGCCTCTTACATCATCAGAGAGTGCCAGTAAACTATAAACAACAATGCCTCTTCTTATTTGTACGACAGCAGTGACTCCCCAAATGAACCCTTACACGTGACTCTGGAAAGCACCCTCCCGTGCCTCCAAAGGCAAcatggccttgtgccaccaaaccctgggtcgccatgcctccgggcaatatccacacacacacatacccttacgcgtgactctggagACCACCCTCCCATGCCTCCAGAGTTGAcatggccttgtgccaccaaagcctgggtcaccatgcctccggaaatatccacacacacacatacccttacgcgtgactctggagaccaccctcccgtgcctccagaggTGACATGGCTTTGTGCCACCAAAgcctgggtcaccatgcctccgggcaatatccacacacacacacataccaagAGCGCCTCAACCGTGGCTAGCTCCTACGCACACGTGACTTCACATGCTTCAAACTCGTGCCTCCGGAGGCAACACATGTGCATGCACGCACAAACCTATATATCGTCAACAAAGCCTAGCTCTTAAGTAGACGTGACTACACATTCTTCAAACCCGTGCCTTCCGAAACAAAGCAGCTTGCCTTTTGCACGACCTGCTAGGAGGTTCCCTCGTGCCGGAGGCGTCGTGTCACACCACGAGGGACAAGGCGCCAcacgaaccagcacgctgcacgaccaacacacacttcgacctatgcccccccttcaagatgtttatgaaaattaaacgagccgaaggcgagcaggaggttccctcgcgcaggaggcgccgtgtcacaccacgagggacaacgcgccgcacgaaccagcacgctgcacgaCTACCACACACTTtgacctatgccccccttcaagatgtttatgaaaattaaacgagccgaaggcgagcaggaggttccctcgcacTGGAGGCGCCATGTCACACCACGAGGGACAANNNNNNNNNNNNNNNNNNNNNNNNNNNNNNNNNNNNNNNNNNNNNNNNNNNNNNNNNNNNNNNNNNNNNNNNNNNNNNNNNNNNNNNNNNNNNNNNNNNNNNNNNNNNNNNNNNNNNNNNNNNNNNNNNNNNNNNNNNNNNNNNNNNNNNNNNNNNNNNNNNNNNNNNNNNNNNNNNNNNNNNNNNNNNNNNNNNNNNNNNNNNNNNNNACCAACATgttgcacgaccaacacacactttgaCCTATgtcccccttcaagatgtttatgaaaattaaacgagcgaaggcgagcaggaggttccctcgcgccggaggcgccgtgtcacaccacaAGGGACAACGCGTCGTacgaaccagcacgctgcacgaccaacaTACACTTCGACCTAttcccccccttcaagatgtttatgaaaattaaacgagccgaaggcgagctgGAGGTTCCCTCGCACTGGAGGCGCTTTTCTTCAATTTAGTAAAGTTATACACCCGTGCCTCTCCTAGTGTTCACCTGTGCCTATAAAGAAGTCACACGATTGAACAATTCTGAAGACTGCCGTTTTACATTAAAAAGTTGCTTTTTTTTCCTTACTTGAAAGGTCACAtttgatagtgttggtagtccccgcccgtaactaccccataaatctccattacccggaaatataatgggaacaaaaagggaaaccagaaagggaaacagggaaccaACCGCGCGAACTGGTATATTTTTTGTGTTTTCGCGCGGAAAGGGAAAACGAAAAATTCTGATAGTTCGAGGGTCAAACTGCAAAACGCACGAAACCACAAACCGGAAAGGGAAAACCGGGAACCAACCACGCCACCTGGTTTTCCCTGGCGGGAGCGCTCCGCGCGCGACACTTGTCACGCGCGGAGCGCTGCCGAACCGCTTGTTACGAGCGctcgctcgttaactagttgctgtCAAAGATTGTGAAATCCAATGAAAACCGGTGAAAACTGTAAACAAAAAGAAGGAAGAAAACCAAAACAACCGGGCAACGATGGTAGTGTACGACCGAGCGACCCCTAATGGGCTGGCACATATGCTCGGCGCTGCTGGGAAACAAACGCGCGGTGGGGGGAAAACCCAGCCCGCACCCCTAAACAGGCCGAAACCAACAAAGTGAGCAGCGCTTCGTGAATCTTAAAGCAACATCCATCCAACGGCTCGGCTCGTGACTGAGACTCCGTATAATTTAGTTAGGGCTTCCCTTGGACATCCGCGAGCTCTTGAGGGCTTACGACATCCGCTCGCCGCCGCGAGCTCTTCAGCGCTTCACTGCCATCGAGCTCCCGACCTAGCGGAGGCGCACGAGTAGAAACGGCGGCTTCCTCCTTTCTGCCGGTAAGATCTATTGGATCCCTAACTCTAATCGCCGCCTGGCTAGCCCCTCACCACTCTCATCTCTAATTGCAAGGCTAGGTCTTCTAAGAAGCAACAGTGATGATCCCACATGACCCTAAGTGACCAGCAGCAACAATCTCATCCATGTAGCTGTCAAATTTAAATTTTCTGGATCTGGGAAGGTTAAATTTTCTAGATCCGGGGAAGATTGATTTGTTGTTGCTTCATGGAGGTGGTTGTGCTCTTTTGGTTTTGGGGATAGTTAAcctgtttttctcttctttttctctctctcctcACGGTAAGGTAGTTGCCATTTCCTCTTAAGGTCCCTCATTCTTAGTTTTGTGTAGCTTACATGCCCCCTCTTGGATTATTAGTTCTTGATTAATCATAGCTTGAGGATTTTTTTGGTGTAGCTTATATTGCTCCTCTTGGATTATTAGTGTTTGATCCTAGTTAGAGGATGCCCAGGCACTACCCTTTGGAACTAGGCTTTGGATCTAGAACTAGCCCATTTGGTACTTTGTATTTATTTTGCTTTAAAATATGTTTTATATCAAGTTTCACAGATATAGGCGTTTATCCATCAATTTTTGCTATAAGGCATAATGGTGGTATTATTGCCTTTTGTGCTGGAAGCTTTGCTCCTAGTTTTTTGTTTTCATTGTAGAATATGATTATTAGTAAGGGATACTATCTATCTTTATACTATGAAGAATGATCATTTTCTTTAGCTGTTTTTTCTAGTTTATACTTCACTATGATTTTTTCTTGTAAATTTTGCTCTTCAAGTTTCCTACTTTTGACTATGATTACTAGTTTTCTCCTAATATTTTAGTGCTAGTATTTTAGTAGTGACTTCAAGGCTCCTGCTAATGTaatttttttgtttcttcttccAACTATGGTTACATGTTCTAATAACTAATATAACAATTAGTTCTCCATCCATTTATTTGGTTCTTACATACCATATTTTTGGTGGTTAATTTGTTGCTTTTTTCCCTATCTTTGATGTTTGCCAGGGGACTTGCCCAAGAGAGTTGATATGGATGAATCAATTGATATGAGTGATGCTCTGGCACATGCTTCCAACCCAGATGACAACATAAGGTCAATAGGAGAAGGCATGCTAAAGCGGCTCCATAATCTTGATCTTCCCAACTTCCTCCTACGACTATCATCTGAGCTCTTGAGGGAGGGGAGTCCAGAAGAGTGTAGGGCACTTGCTGCCATCACCCTTAAGAACTCATTGGACTCAAAGGATCCTGCACTCAAGGGCGCGCACGAGGATCTACTTTCTCTAAACTGGCTCAACCTCCATCCCTCAATCCGATCCGAGATTAAAACGAACTTGCTCATGACACTAGAATCTGATTCAAGGCAATCTCATTCAAGGTGCCCCTCATCAAAAGTTATTGCTAAAGTTATTGCCAGGGTTGCATGCATGGAGATACCCCGGAATCAATGGCTGGACCTTGTTGGTAAATTAGTGGACAACATGGCAAGTTCATCTTCTTCCCTAAAGCAAGCAACTCTAGAGGTGCTGGAGTATATCTTTGAGGAGAAGATCCCTAAAGTTCTTAAGGGGAATCAATTGGATGATGTTATGGCTTGTGTCATCAATGCATTGAAGAACCAGGTGCTAAGTTCTGAAGTCCATTTGGCAGCCCTTAAAGTTCTACTCAACATTCTTGAGTTAGCTAAGTTTAAAGGTCATGCTTGGAGAAATTCTATAGTGGCAGTTTGTGATGTGGCAGTAGTGACTGTTTGTGATGTGGCAGGAGGCCGGGGTGAATCTGGAGCGGAGATCAAAGAGGCGGCATTTGAGTGCCTTGTTGCAATGGCATCCACTTGTCATACCAAATTAGAACCATACAAGGAAATCATGTTGAGTCTTACATCCCAAGCTTTGGAAGGAGATGTGGAATCAGTTAAAGTCCAATGTATTAAGTTGTGGATGACTATTTGCCAAGAAGAGATTAattgggaagaggaggaggaagaaggagaagaagaagaagaagaagaagaagaagaagaagaagaagaagaagaaggggcatCTAGCTTTATTGATACTCTCTGTTCATTTGTTCCACTTCTCCTACACACTTACTTAAATGAAGAGGGAGATTTAAAACAGGGGGACATTTGGAAACAGGAAGATGAGGGAGATGGAGACATTTCCATGACTGCGGAACAAGAAGAGGGAGATGGAGACATTTCCATGACTGCGGAACAAGAAGAAGAGGGAGATGAAAATGTGGAACAAGAGGGAGTAAACCTTGAAGGCATTTGGGAACAAGAGGAAGATGAGACTCTACAAGGCATTTCCATGACATGCCTAGGCCTTGCAGCTCGAATTATGAAGGGTGGAATTGTCCCCCTTGTGATGCATTTTGTTGTGGAAAACATGAATGGCCCACATAAGGTAGCAGCATTGTCTCCATTAGGTTTTATCCTTGAAGGTCCCTCTGTCAAGCAACTTGCTCCTGTGGTTGATTTATTGCTTACCATGATGGAAGATGGGGAGGAAGGTGTAAGAGGCAAGGCTGCATGGAGTCTTGGGCGGCTGTTTGAGCTTGTTGGTGCAAATAGAATTATGAGAAATAAAGTGGTGACCCTGGATGGGATCATGAGGGTCTTGATAGAGGGGAGCAAAGATGTCCCTCAAGTGTCCACTGAAGTGCATGGAGCTCTATGTTTTCTTGCAAGAAGTTATGGAGAAGATGCGAAGTCAAAGTCAAACTTATCTCAGCTTTCACCTTTTGTTCCGCCTGTTATTGATGCTCTCATTTGTGCTTCAGATCTGGCTAGGGAGACCCCTTATAGGCTTCTTGCATGTCCTTATAAAGCATTGAGTGAGATTGTAAGAGTCAGTCACGTTCAAGACTTGCAAGTCTGTCGGGCACTTATAGGTTTGATGTCTCATATCATGAGAAGATTGAACACTGTGCTTCATGGTCATGGTGCAATTTCATCTCTTAAGAGGAAGAACCAACTTGAGGTCTTGCTGTGTGGTCTACTTAATGTCTTAATCCACAAGCTTGGAAGCAGCAAAAAGTTTACACTTAAGTGGTCTGCTAAATGTGTGTTGCTGTTATTGTGCCCTCTGTTGACCCGTGACAGTACTAGTGCGCGTGATGGAGCAGCCCTTGCCATTGGTGCTCTTGCTCATGCCATTGGTGGTGATTTTGGGCAACACATGCCTATGCTGCTACAATATTTTAGTGTGAAGCGACTCTTTCCAGTTTATCTAGAAGTGATGTGTGATATTTGCCAAGTCTTGGgaaaaaaggggaaaaaggaaGAAGTGGTGCCATCCTTTGATCATATTATGGATGTTCTGTGCCAAGGTATGACAGAACTGACGCTTCAACCTCCAATTCTATCAAGCATTGGACAGATTGCTCTTGCTCTTGGTGAGAAATTTGAGAAATACCTGCCTCTAGTTATGGAAAAGCTTCTAGTTGTGGAAAAGCTTGCTCAGCTCAAGTCAGAGGATAAGGATGAGGATCATAGTACCAAAGTTAGGGAGGGAATATTTGAGGCCTACTATGGCATAATAGGGGGTATAACTGACCCAAGGTCTGGATTCAAGGTAGGATTGGCTCTACTTGACTTCAGTGAACAGGAGAGGAAGAGAAGGTAACAGATGCCTTGTATTTTTTTTTTTGGTTGGACACGTATACTCATATACTCATTGACTGATTGTCAATTGATTTTTCTTTCTTCTAGGGACAGGGACGGAAGGACCTTGACAGCAGGAGTTCATGCCTTGTCTCAGCTTCCTCCTAGAGTGGAGGTTTGGTCAGAGGGGTTTATTCGATTGATGCAGGAAGCAAGTATTTATGGTCGAGTGCAGGTGACAGAAGGACAGCAGAAAGCAAGTATTTATGGTCGAGTGCAGGTAACAGAAGGACAGCAGAGTGGGGGCTTGAGGTAGCAGAAGGAAAGCAGGGGTGAGAGAAGGTAACAGAAGGAAAGCAAATATACCTCCGTCTGGAATTAGTTGACAACtaattcggaaaggaaggaaactGTGCTTTATTTTGGTTGTGGGGTCTGTGAGAGAAGGTAACAGAAGGAAAGCCAATATACCTCCGTCCGGAATTAGTTGACAACTAATTCGGAAAAGAAGGAAACTGTGCTTTATTTTGGTTGTGAAAACTGTGCTTTATTTTGGGCTGTGGGTTGACTGTTGGAACTGCCTTTATCCTCTAATTAATTAGAATTATTATGGTGGAGTTGGCTATAGCCTTAGGCCATGTCTGGAGTCTGGTAATAGTAGTACTAGTAGTGTTTTTTCACCCCCAAGGGGCCCCAGTCCCTAGTCTGAGTATTATTTGGACGAGGGTGATTGCTACTACCAGTATATAGAATCACGCCGGCATGCACACGCACCAGCGCATGCACGAACGCACGAAACAGGAGCACGCACGAGCTGGCGCACACACACCAGGAGGCCCGTACGGGACACCTGTGCAGGGTGTTGAACTGCACAGGGACCCCAGTTACTAGGGCCTCCGATTTTACACACGGTAGCAGCACTACACATCCAGGTGATCCTTAAATAGAAATACTAACGAAATTGCTGTGCACACGAAACTGCACACACGTCGTGCAGCCGACAGGCATATCCAACGATGGAGCATTGCTGTTGCCGGCATCAGATGGCCTGAACTTCAGCGTCGTCCACAAGTCGTCCGTGTGCATCTCCGGCAAACACCCCAGGGCACTCGTGTGTGTTGCTACACGGACGACATTTCGCGGACGAAATGTAGACGACGCTGCATATCTCACCATCCATGCGTCAGACCAAAGTGCAGATAGCTGTTGGATTAGGCATCGTGCAAGTATCGTCCTAGCATATGTCGTCTATGAAGTACTAGTTTCGGGCACTCGTCCCATTACGCTGCGCTTGGATTGGCCTTTCCCAGTGATTTACAGATGTAAAATATACCCTTGTAATAGAATACGGGCGGCCCCACTTGAATGATCGTTTTTGCGTTGTAAACTTTACGCGTGGTTACAAATTACACTTGTATTGCCTTGGTATTCCGCAGGTTTCCAAAACACCTCTCGGTCGGTCGTTTTCCCCCGTATTTCTCGCTCGATCTCGATCTCGGAGGACCGGAGCCACAGGGGAAGGGCCGACGACCACGAGCCTGGACCTGGCGGGGCATCTAGCTGCCTCGCGCTGGTCTACGGTGCTGGCGCCGCCGCACAGCTTGACCTCTCGCCGGCCGGCGAGTTGAGGCGAGGACGAGCAGGCGGCTTGCGGACACCGTCGAGACCAGCAAAAGGCCGACGAGGGCGGCTTGGTCGCCGCCGGGAAGGGCTTCCGAAGGGTGGCCGCTGGCATTCGGCAATGGGGCGGTCGGGAAGGTCAGCTTCGTCCCCGGGTAGAGGGCGCCATTGGAGACGGGTGCTCAGACGAGGAGTAGTAGATGGTGGtggcggagggaggaggaggaggaggagatggtggcGGGGGAGGGCAACGGCGCCGCCGGCTGCTCCTGATCCATCTGTCTTCTTCCAGCAGTCAGCGGAGAAAATGGGAAGATACAGGATTACAGGAACAtcaagggcctctttgattcgtaggattttgaaaacgtaggaataggaaAAGTGTAGGGTTGGAGTGGCATGCCCATTTGAATCCTATAGAATTAGCAATGATTGTTTGATGCCacgggaaaaacaaaggaattgtaaaaaaaggttggagtggatgttaaatttcctatgaaatgtagtacaaaagattccataggaaaaattcctatgggatacaatcctatgaatcaaatgaccaatataggaaaaaatcctaaggacttcaatcctccagaaatcctataaaattcctttgaatcaaagaagccccaAAACTGTGCGGCACAGGATTACGGAGGGAAGAACTACTCGGTTGTAACATTCTACAGGGCTTCCAAGTAAAATCCGGTTGTAACATTCTACAGGGCTTCCAAGCGGGGCCTTAATCCGCCGTGATGGTGGACTGATGCTTGTACGGCTACGACATTATGGCCCGTCGCCGTGCGCCCCATCCTCGACCTAGCATCGCGCGTATTGTGCCTGGTTCAGGGCGGCAGCGCATGGGAGACCACCCTCGCGGACAAGATTGCCGCCGTCGACGAAGAGCCCCCCGAAGAGCTGCAGCCAGGTGAGTGCCGGAGCGCGGCGAAACCTCGCCTAGCTCGTGCTAACCATGTCCTCGCTACGCCCATGATCGTCTTTTTTCCCCCGCCGCTCTCGTTTGGACTAGCTTGTGGGACGTGCAGCTGCTCATCTGCCTTTGCTCTAAAATCGACAACCACGTTATGTGCTCGGAGGCTCACCCAGGCAGGGCTCAACCTGCTGGTGCCCTGGTCGTCACCGCCGCGTGTGCACGATGCATTCCGTAGTATTGGCCCACCGGAGCAATTCCCTTTGCGAACAAGAGTTTTTCTTTTCTCACCGTAAGTTTTTAACCAGAAATGCATGTACTACCTTTATATAAAAATCGACGGTGGGATGGTTTGAATGGATGACCGTCCAAGATGTGGATGGGTATGACAAACCCTTGTGATgagctttgtaacatcccaaaattttccaaattaTGGAATGTTAATAATAAGATATGATTGAGTGATTTGTTGTGTTTGTCAAAAAAAAAAGTTTTGAGACATGTAAAAAAAACCAATCAAATTGGATTTCTTTGTTTTGGACTCCTATGAAATATTCTGAACCACCTTTAGATTTATGGAGTGAGAATAAAATTACTCTCTCAAATATGGTGGATATATATTTCATAAACGAGTTATTTGAAATTTGGAGTTCTTTTAATTTTGGAGTTTCATTGAAGATTTTGAATTCGTTTAAATATTTCCGATAAACAAATATTATTAaagagtggagataatatgacttctccaaaatattaTTGGAAATATTTAAATGCAGCCCGTTTATCAATTTGGTATTTATAAACCCCCCCAAAAAATGTATAAACTTGAAAAGGCCATAAAAACATTGTTTATAAATGTACAACAAAATATATTGTTGTTGTGAGTATTTTTATTAAGCTCCAAATAATGATTCTGTAGTAGTCAACATTTCTTATTGACATTTTCCTCTAGCATTCCTGAACTTTTTAGAAATCAATAAATAATACTAAACGTGTCCTAATCCTAGGCTATTGGGCTTGACCCATCTCTTCCTCACACATTTTGTTTTTGTTCTCTGTGTTTCTCTTTCTTCCACATGGGCTGACCTACCTGGCCCATCTCCCTCTCGGTCTTCTTCCACCTCAGGATCACTTACACGAACTAGAACTCCATGGATGCCTGTACCTCTTCCTCCCGTCCTCTCCCATTCCCCGCACCCACTGACCTCCTGAACGGAACCACCTCGCCTCCCTCGACCCCTTCCATCCCTCAGTGCGCCTTGGAGACTCCCATAGTGGCCATTACGAGGCAGCGGAACAGCCACCATTAAACTCCGTCTTCTGCTCGAATTCTGACCTCCCCGAGCCCTATAAAAAGCACCCCGCGAGCCCCTCTCAGCCCTCGTCCGAAGCCCTCTCCTTTCGGGAGCTATCTACTTCCCCATCCCGATTAATTGCTCGTCGGAGTTCGGAAACTCCGGCGGCTGCTCCACGCCGCTACGGGACGAGGCCGAGCCCGGGACATTGCCCAACGGACTTCCCTCTTCGCCGTCCTCCTTTTACTTGACGCCAGGGAGCTTCTTCCACAACTCCGGCGACCTTCTTTtccaactccggcgaccaactCCGGTGAGCTCTCTCTAAATCCCGTAATTCTTTTATTCAGAAAAATATCCAAACTTCGGAAATTCGTATCTTCCAAACCGTATGTCCGATTTTGACAAATAAGATATCTCCGGATTCGTTGAAACCTGTACTTTTATATGAAATTATAAAATCTCACTTTTGGACAATTTAAAATTTAGTTTTAATTTAAACGGTAAGATGAGTATTTTCACTATATCTTTTATTCTGTAAATCAtataaaaatgttttatatatgaaagttggacCTTAGGACCTCCATTCTGTTAGAACTCATAGAATATTTTTTCAATGATGTTTAGTCACTGTTTTAGCATCATCACCTTAATTTGACTTTCTTTAATCATAATTTAATAACTTTATTAGATTGAATTTGATTCTTCAGTAGAAATCCTTAGATAGATGAGACCTCTCTGGTCATTCGATATCACCACAAAACTTTGAAGTTGCAATATTATGGATTTAATTCTTTTATCTCGAAACCTATGCCATACCATTGCCGTTTACCCAAGTCAAATATTCCGAATAGTCTTGTGATAAATTTGTCGTATGAACTTGGTCTCACAATCCTTCAAACCATAATCCTCACTTAGTATCAATATTATCCGACCCTAGAATATGACTATGTCATATTTTCTTTCAAGACCACACTTGATCCTATATCACCCTTAACAATGCCCTAGAAATTATGATAGTGGCAACCGAATAATTGTGTTGTTATTTGGatctttatttggatttttattgtaTGTTGAATGCTTGCTTGCACCATTGTTATGTGAATGTGGATATGCCGAGCGTCTTACTTGAGTTATTTATCACGTTAGATTACGACAAGTGCGAAGGTGAATTCTACGAGGAGATAGAACCTTGTTACTGCGAAACCAAAGGCAAGTTGCAAACTGATCATGCTTTGACCTATATTTTCATACTATGCATATCTCTTTAAATTTTAATGCTATGCATGTTTTATAAAGGTTTTATAAAGTATTATTTATAGCAAGAGTCATAGGTTCAAGACTGACCACCATGCTTGGCCACGCTTGCACAAAATGGGTGGGATGAAAACAAAACTTATTTTAAACCTTTAAACTTGCTCTCTTTTTGGAGCAACGTTTGTGAAACTATTTTGAAaagaattttttatatatattattTTTCATCTACTCCCTGGGCGGAATGGTATTGACGGGAGCGTCTACAAGTGATTGCGCCCATCGGGGTCTTGCCGTGAATGCGCCCGACTGGGGTCTTGCACACAGGTTTTTGGTGGGGACCGCCGTCCAGGGGAATGAGATCTTTCAAGTACAGTTTATGTAGCTTCCAatacagccacatgctactatgggctctggcttagcttaGTACTAACGGGAAACCCTTACCTCATGACCGCCATCGGAGAGGGGCTTTCATTGCCCAAGTTGCGGGCGGCTTGGTCAGGTATAGGGGGCTGTTATGGAAAGGCTTCGTCACAATCTCCTCCTAGTCGTACATCCAA is a window encoding:
- the LOC123046868 gene encoding importin subunit beta-1 — encoded protein: MDESIDMSDALAHASNPDDNIRSIGEGMLKRLHNLDLPNFLLRLSSELLREGSPEECRALAAITLKNSLDSKDPALKGAHEDLLSLNWLNLHPSIRSEIKTNLLMTLESDSRQSHSRCPSSKVIAKVIARVACMEIPRNQWLDLVGKLVDNMASSSSSLKQATLEVLEYIFEEKIPKVLKGNQLDDVMACVINALKNQVLSSEVHLAALKVLLNILELAKFKGHAWRNSIVAVCDVAVVTVCDVAGGRGESGAEIKEAAFECLVAMASTCHTKLEPYKEIMLSLTSQALEGDVESVKVQCIKLWMTICQEEINWEEEEEEGEEEEEEEEEEEEEEEEGASSFIDTLCSFVPLLLHTYLNEEGDLKQGDIWKQEDEGDGDISMTAEQEEGDGDISMTAEQEEEGDENVEQEGVNLEGIWEQEEDETLQGISMTCLGLAARIMKGGIVPLVMHFVVENMNGPHKVAALSPLGFILEGPSVKQLAPVVDLLLTMMEDGEEGVRGKAAWSLGRLFELVGANRIMRNKVVTLDGIMRVLIEGSKDVPQVSTEVHGALCFLARSYGEDAKSKSNLSQLSPFVPPVIDALICASDLARETPYRLLACPYKALSEIVRVSHVQDLQVCRALIGLMSHIMRRLNTVLHGHGAISSLKRKNQLEVLLCGLLNVLIHKLGSSKKFTLKWSAKCVLLLLCPLLTRDSTSARDGAALAIGALAHAIGGDFGQHMPMLLQYFSVKRLFPVYLEVMCDICQVLGKKGKKEEVVPSFDHIMDVLCQGMTELTLQPPILSSIGQIALALGEKFEKYLPLVMEKLLVVEKLAQLKSEDKDEDHSTKVREGIFEAYYGIIGGITDPRSGFKVGLALLDFSEQERKRRDRDGRTLTAGVHALSQLPPRVEVWSEGFIRLMQEASIYGRVQVTEGQQKASIYGRVQVTEGQQSGGLR